One segment of Phaeacidiphilus oryzae TH49 DNA contains the following:
- a CDS encoding TROVE domain-containing protein translates to MSKFARSPTTAAPRGPVTTTGTAATFEGGPAHSRDAKSDLFLLAAVNMVGESGFYESAGDRDDRFRALVHTVTRQDPDWVARFVPYLRGEMNMRSAAVVVAAESALARRGGTDREATVPVRRMVADALLRADEPAEFLAYWRQRTGKVTLPGGVQRGLADAVQRLYTEKAALKYDGGASAWRMADVVALAKPHPREPWQADLFDYLADRRWRRDTVRVTDRLPVLSAYRAALALPEAERRAYFLADPGRLAEAGMTWEQLSGLGPMDADAWTAVIPSMGLMALTRNLRNLDEAGVGDEVAAGVGARLADPEEVRRSRQLPYRFLSAYRAAPSLRWGHPLERALAASTANIPALPGRTLVLVDTSGSMGQRVSARSAVRHVDVGALFGVALAARGCEVDLVGFATDSFTHPLDKAGSVLRQTEAFCARIGEVGHGTRIIEALRSAYRGQDRVVVISDMQTFAPAASAGPTASTVSTALPPQVPLFGVNTAGCAASAIDTATPNRYEIAGFSDKLFTMVALLTRGRDAGWPWEQAD, encoded by the coding sequence ATGTCCAAGTTCGCCCGCTCCCCGACCACCGCCGCCCCGCGCGGCCCGGTGACCACCACCGGCACCGCGGCCACCTTCGAGGGCGGACCGGCCCACAGCCGGGACGCCAAGAGCGACCTGTTCCTCCTCGCCGCGGTGAACATGGTCGGTGAGAGCGGCTTCTACGAGTCCGCCGGCGACCGCGACGACCGGTTCCGCGCGCTCGTCCACACCGTCACCCGGCAGGACCCGGACTGGGTCGCCCGCTTCGTGCCCTACCTGCGCGGCGAGATGAACATGCGGTCGGCCGCCGTCGTGGTCGCGGCCGAGTCCGCCCTCGCCCGCCGCGGCGGCACCGACCGCGAGGCCACCGTCCCGGTGCGGAGGATGGTCGCCGACGCCCTGCTGCGGGCGGACGAGCCCGCCGAGTTCCTCGCCTACTGGCGGCAGCGCACCGGGAAGGTCACCCTCCCCGGCGGCGTGCAGCGCGGCCTGGCCGACGCCGTCCAGCGCCTCTACACCGAGAAGGCCGCACTGAAGTACGACGGCGGGGCCTCCGCGTGGCGGATGGCGGACGTCGTCGCGCTGGCCAAGCCGCACCCCCGGGAGCCGTGGCAGGCGGACCTGTTCGACTACCTCGCCGACCGCAGGTGGCGGCGCGACACCGTGCGGGTCACCGACCGCCTGCCCGTCCTCAGTGCCTACCGCGCGGCCCTGGCACTGCCGGAGGCCGAGCGCAGGGCGTACTTCCTGGCCGACCCCGGCCGGCTCGCCGAGGCGGGGATGACCTGGGAGCAGCTGTCCGGCCTCGGACCGATGGACGCGGACGCGTGGACCGCCGTGATCCCCTCGATGGGGCTGATGGCGCTCACCCGCAACCTCCGCAACCTCGACGAGGCGGGCGTCGGCGACGAGGTCGCGGCGGGGGTGGGCGCGCGGCTCGCGGACCCGGAGGAGGTGCGGCGCTCGCGGCAGCTCCCGTACCGGTTCCTGTCCGCCTACCGTGCTGCGCCGTCGCTGCGCTGGGGCCACCCGCTGGAGCGGGCACTGGCCGCGTCGACGGCGAACATCCCGGCACTGCCGGGACGGACGCTGGTGCTCGTCGACACCTCCGGCTCGATGGGGCAGCGGGTGTCCGCGCGGTCGGCGGTGCGGCACGTGGACGTCGGCGCGCTCTTCGGGGTGGCGCTGGCGGCCCGCGGCTGCGAGGTGGACCTGGTCGGATTCGCGACCGACAGCTTCACCCACCCGCTGGACAAGGCTGGTTCGGTGCTGCGGCAGACCGAGGCGTTCTGCGCCCGGATCGGCGAGGTCGGGCACGGCACCCGGATCATCGAGGCCCTGCGGTCCGCCTACCGCGGGCAGGACCGGGTGGTGGTGATCTCCGACATGCAGACCTTCGCGCCGGCGGCCTCCGCCGGGCCGACGGCGTCGACGGTGTCGACGGCGCTCCCGCCGCAGGTGCCGCTGTTCGGCGTGAACACCGCCGGGTGCGCGGCGTCGGCGATCGACACCGCCACGCCGAACCGCTACGAGATCGCCGGTTTCAGCGACAAGCTGTTCACCATGGTGGCCCTCCTCACCCGCGGCCGGGACGCCGGCTGGCCGTGGGAGCAGGCTGACTGA
- a CDS encoding 2-aminoethylphosphonate ABC transporter substrate-binding protein — translation MSRFLKPVAAAAGALALATSLSACAGAAASAGSDAKEITVYSADGLKSDDGTGFYDKVFKDFTARTGIRVNYVEGGSGEVVQRLLRERSNTQADVVVTLPPFIQQADQRGLLAAYHPAGAERVATADKAADGTWNAVIDNYLCFIYNKQQLSAPPKTWQDLLSAKYRNKLQYSTPGVAGDGTAVLIKAIHDFGGLKPATDFLGRLQANNVGPSSSTGQLAPKVDKGELLVANGDVQMNYADMATMPHQGIFFLAGADGRPSTFALPYAAGLVRNAPHKANAEKFLDFLLSDQVQQEAGSIAGGFPARTDVRPNDANAARLKQIMTGVEVFTPDWTEVDADLQKYVDAWQQATGS, via the coding sequence GTGTCCCGCTTCCTCAAGCCGGTGGCCGCTGCCGCCGGAGCCCTCGCTCTCGCCACCTCGCTCTCCGCCTGCGCGGGCGCCGCCGCCTCCGCCGGCAGCGACGCCAAGGAGATCACCGTCTACAGCGCCGACGGCCTCAAGTCCGATGACGGCACCGGCTTCTACGACAAGGTGTTCAAGGACTTCACCGCCCGGACCGGGATCAGGGTGAACTACGTGGAGGGCGGCTCCGGCGAGGTCGTGCAGCGGCTGCTGCGCGAGAGATCCAACACCCAGGCGGACGTGGTGGTGACCCTGCCGCCGTTTATCCAGCAGGCCGACCAGCGGGGCCTCCTCGCCGCCTACCACCCGGCCGGGGCGGAGCGGGTGGCGACCGCGGACAAGGCCGCGGACGGCACCTGGAACGCCGTGATCGACAACTACCTCTGCTTCATCTACAACAAGCAGCAGCTCAGTGCGCCGCCGAAGACCTGGCAGGACCTCCTCTCGGCGAAGTACAGGAACAAGCTCCAGTACTCCACCCCGGGCGTGGCGGGGGACGGCACCGCCGTGCTGATCAAGGCGATCCACGACTTCGGCGGCCTCAAGCCGGCCACCGACTTCCTCGGCAGGCTGCAGGCGAACAACGTCGGCCCGTCGTCGTCCACGGGTCAGCTCGCGCCCAAGGTGGACAAGGGCGAGCTGCTGGTCGCCAACGGCGACGTGCAGATGAACTACGCGGACATGGCGACCATGCCGCACCAGGGGATCTTCTTCTTGGCCGGCGCCGACGGCAGGCCCTCCACCTTCGCCCTCCCGTACGCGGCCGGGTTGGTGAGGAACGCGCCGCACAAGGCGAACGCCGAGAAGTTCCTCGACTTCCTCCTCAGCGACCAGGTCCAGCAGGAGGCCGGCTCGATCGCGGGCGGCTTCCCGGCGCGCACCGACGTCCGCCCGAACGACGCCAACGCCGCCAGGCTCAAGCAGATCATGACCGGGGTGGAGGTCTTCACCCCGGACTGGACCGAGGTCGACGCCGACCTGCAGAAGTACGTCGACGCCTGGCAGCAGGCCACCGGCAGCTGA
- a CDS encoding ABC transporter permease, which translates to MLVGSRAARWALWALFAVLALPLFVLPSAVVLAASFAGRWSGVLPSAFTTAHYADLGSGESVDALVTSLVTAAVAGLVALLAGGWAALAGRRLGRRARRLLDGLFMLPVAVPSVVVGLSLLVAFSRPPLLLNGTGTIVILAHTVLVSAFGYQSVSAALVRLDPALEQSAAGLGARPARVLWRITLPLLLPAFSAALGLCFALSMGELSATMMLYPPDWLPLPVRIFATTDRGALFTGAALAVVLMASTLVVLLGTARLRTRAAYR; encoded by the coding sequence ATGCTGGTGGGTAGCCGGGCCGCCCGATGGGCTCTGTGGGCCCTCTTCGCGGTGCTCGCCCTGCCGCTCTTCGTCCTCCCCTCCGCGGTCGTCCTGGCCGCCTCCTTCGCCGGACGCTGGAGCGGGGTGCTGCCCTCCGCGTTCACCACCGCCCACTATGCCGACCTCGGCTCGGGCGAGTCCGTGGACGCGCTGGTCACCAGCCTGGTCACGGCCGCCGTCGCCGGACTCGTCGCCCTCCTGGCCGGCGGGTGGGCGGCGCTCGCCGGCCGGCGCCTGGGGCGGCGGGCCCGCCGGCTGCTGGACGGGCTGTTCATGCTGCCGGTCGCGGTGCCCTCGGTGGTCGTCGGCCTGTCCCTGCTGGTCGCGTTCAGCCGCCCGCCGCTGCTCCTCAACGGCACCGGCACGATCGTCATCCTCGCCCACACCGTGCTGGTCAGCGCCTTCGGCTACCAGTCCGTCTCGGCCGCACTGGTCCGCCTCGACCCCGCGCTCGAGCAGTCCGCCGCGGGGCTCGGCGCGCGCCCAGCGCGGGTGCTGTGGCGGATCACCCTGCCACTGCTGCTGCCCGCGTTCAGTGCGGCACTCGGACTGTGCTTCGCCCTGTCGATGGGGGAGCTCAGCGCCACGATGATGCTCTACCCGCCGGACTGGCTGCCGCTGCCGGTCCGCATCTTCGCCACCACCGACCGGGGCGCCCTCTTCACCGGCGCCGCGCTCGCCGTGGTCCTGATGGCCAGCACCCTGGTGGTCCTCCTCGGCACCGCGCGCCTGCGCACCCGGGCCGCCTACCGCTGA
- a CDS encoding YciI family protein produces MAKYLLLKHYRGDKPANCAPMDQWTPEEISNHIRYMQDFAAALEKTGEFVDAQALAPEGTWVRYDGEGRPPVTDGPFAETKDLIAGWMVIDVDSYQRALELAGELSAAPGPGGKPIHEWLELRPFMSEPPTVTE; encoded by the coding sequence ATGGCCAAGTACCTGCTGCTGAAGCACTACCGAGGCGACAAGCCGGCGAACTGCGCGCCGATGGACCAGTGGACGCCCGAGGAGATCTCGAACCACATCCGTTACATGCAGGACTTCGCCGCGGCGCTGGAGAAGACCGGTGAGTTCGTCGACGCCCAGGCGCTCGCCCCCGAGGGCACCTGGGTGCGGTACGACGGCGAGGGCCGTCCGCCGGTCACCGACGGGCCGTTCGCCGAGACCAAGGACCTGATCGCCGGCTGGATGGTGATCGACGTCGACAGCTACCAGCGCGCCCTGGAGCTGGCCGGCGAGCTGTCCGCCGCGCCCGGTCCCGGCGGGAAGCCGATCCACGAGTGGCTGGAGCTCCGCCCGTTCATGTCCGAGCCGCCCACCGTCACGGAGTGA
- a CDS encoding RNA polymerase sigma factor yields the protein MDEALLRSLTPSVLGILVRRGADFAAAEDAVQDALLEAVRAWPEDPPRDPKGWLVTVAWRRFLDATRSDAARRRREDLVEEEPPPGPAPDADDTLQLYFLCAHPALSPSSAVALTLRAVGGLTTRQIARAYLVPEATMAQRISRAKRTVSEVRLDRPGHVATVLRVLYLVFNEGYSGDVDLAAEAIRLTRQLAAVIDHPEVAGLLALMLLHHARRAARTGADGELVPLAEQDRGRWDTAAIAEGVRILQAALARDRLGEFQAQAAIAALHADAPTAEETDWVQIVEWYDELAGLTDSPIVRLNRAVAVGEADGPRAGLAALAELDESLPRYAAVAAYLHERDGDPAAAARLYAEAAGKAQNLAERDHLTRQAARLNARGRD from the coding sequence ATGGACGAGGCCCTGCTCCGGAGCCTCACGCCGAGCGTCCTCGGGATCCTCGTCCGCCGCGGAGCCGACTTCGCGGCGGCCGAGGACGCCGTCCAGGACGCCCTGCTGGAGGCCGTCCGGGCGTGGCCCGAGGACCCCCCGAGGGATCCGAAGGGCTGGCTGGTCACGGTGGCCTGGCGGCGGTTCCTCGACGCGACCCGGTCGGACGCCGCCCGCCGCCGGCGGGAGGACCTCGTCGAGGAGGAGCCGCCGCCCGGGCCCGCGCCGGACGCCGACGACACCCTCCAGCTCTACTTCCTGTGCGCCCACCCCGCGCTGTCGCCGTCCTCCGCGGTGGCCCTCACGCTGCGCGCGGTGGGCGGATTGACCACCCGTCAGATCGCCCGGGCGTACCTGGTGCCGGAGGCGACCATGGCGCAGCGGATCAGCCGGGCCAAGCGCACCGTCTCCGAGGTGCGCCTGGACCGGCCGGGCCACGTGGCCACCGTGCTGCGCGTCCTCTACCTGGTCTTCAACGAGGGCTACTCCGGCGACGTCGACCTCGCCGCCGAGGCGATCCGGCTCACCCGGCAGCTCGCCGCCGTCATCGACCACCCCGAGGTGGCCGGACTGCTCGCCCTGATGCTCCTCCACCACGCCCGGCGGGCCGCGCGTACCGGAGCCGACGGCGAGCTGGTGCCGCTCGCCGAGCAGGACCGCGGCCGGTGGGACACCGCGGCCATCGCCGAGGGCGTCCGCATCCTCCAGGCGGCCCTCGCCCGCGACCGGCTCGGCGAGTTCCAGGCCCAGGCCGCCATCGCGGCGCTGCACGCGGACGCCCCCACCGCCGAGGAGACCGACTGGGTTCAGATCGTCGAGTGGTACGACGAGCTGGCCGGCCTGACGGACAGTCCGATCGTGCGGCTCAACCGGGCGGTGGCGGTCGGCGAGGCCGACGGCCCGCGGGCCGGGCTGGCCGCCCTCGCCGAGCTGGACGAGTCGCTGCCGCGGTACGCGGCGGTGGCCGCCTACCTCCACGAGCGGGACGGCGATCCGGCGGCCGCCGCCCGGCTCTACGCCGAGGCCGCGGGCAAGGCGCAGAACCTCGCCGAACGCGACCACCTCACCCGGCAGGCCGCCCGGCTCAACGCTCGGGGCCGCGACTGA
- a CDS encoding 2-aminoethylphosphonate ABC transporter permease subunit, with translation MTASAPALPEARPFPRRPRPVPALVWALPPVAALGVAFLYPLALVVQQSFTSDSPTSDGGGASLDTWRQTLGSTAFRRALVTTVEIALGSTAGCLLLGFLLALVIAFVPFPGARLFGRFIDVFVAFPSFLITLALVFVYGTAGMANGAWQDLTHSRQSPFDFLTTPWGVLLAEITYFTPFVMRPLLGAFSQVETAQIEAACSLGARPWRIVRRVILPEALPSLAAGGSLVLVMCLNEFGIVLFTGAKDVVTLPMLVYSRAILESDYPAACVVAVVNVVLSVALYGVYRACVPASAKGAKSAKSAKSAGGIGGAGHAGG, from the coding sequence ATGACCGCCTCCGCCCCGGCGCTCCCCGAGGCGCGCCCGTTCCCGCGCCGACCGCGCCCGGTGCCCGCCCTGGTGTGGGCGCTGCCGCCGGTCGCCGCCCTCGGGGTGGCCTTCCTCTACCCGCTGGCCCTGGTCGTCCAGCAGTCCTTCACCTCGGACTCGCCGACCTCGGACGGCGGCGGCGCCTCGCTGGACACCTGGCGGCAGACGCTGGGCTCGACCGCCTTCCGCCGGGCGCTGGTGACCACGGTGGAGATCGCCCTCGGCTCCACCGCTGGCTGCCTGCTGCTGGGCTTCCTCCTCGCCCTGGTGATCGCCTTCGTGCCGTTCCCCGGGGCGCGGCTGTTCGGCCGGTTCATCGACGTGTTCGTCGCCTTCCCGTCCTTCCTGATCACCCTGGCCCTGGTCTTCGTCTACGGCACGGCGGGGATGGCCAACGGCGCCTGGCAGGACCTGACCCACAGCCGGCAGTCGCCGTTCGACTTCCTCACCACCCCCTGGGGGGTGCTCCTCGCCGAGATCACCTACTTCACGCCGTTCGTGATGCGCCCGCTGCTCGGCGCCTTCTCGCAGGTGGAGACCGCGCAGATCGAGGCGGCCTGCTCGCTCGGCGCCCGGCCCTGGCGGATCGTCCGGCGGGTGATCCTCCCCGAGGCGCTGCCCTCGCTGGCGGCCGGCGGCAGCCTGGTGCTGGTGATGTGCCTCAACGAGTTCGGCATCGTCCTCTTCACCGGGGCGAAGGACGTGGTCACCCTGCCGATGCTGGTCTACAGCCGGGCCATCCTGGAGTCCGACTACCCGGCGGCCTGCGTGGTCGCGGTGGTCAACGTGGTGCTGTCGGTCGCCCTCTACGGGGTGTACCGGGCCTGCGTCCCGGCCTCCGCCAAGGGCGCCAAGAGCGCCAAGAGCGCCAAGAGCGCCGGAGGCATCGGGGGTGCCGGTCATGCTGGTGGGTAG
- a CDS encoding TIGR03364 family FAD-dependent oxidoreductase: MRVIVVGAGALGTMHAWHAVERGHEVVHLEREEEARGASVRNFGLVWVSGRAAGPELDTALRARELWERIGAEVPGLGFRPSGSLTVLRTEAERAVAAEAAARPDAAARGFKLLDRAEALAVNPALRGGFLGALWCERDAAVEPRKAQRALRTRLLATGRYSFLPGREAREVVGPAAVRDDHGDTHRGDAVLLCTGATLGGLVRELDATLPLRRVRLQMMQTAPLGEELTTAIADGDSLRYYPGFAGPGLDALNAGQPQHPVAGEHRMQLLAVQREDGGLTIGDTHEYETPFAFDVVEEPYAYLTEVVESLLGRPLPPIRRRWAGVYAQCLDPGEVVLRRRVADGVWLVTGPGGRGMTCSPAIAETTADQLGL, from the coding sequence ATGAGAGTGATCGTCGTAGGAGCCGGGGCCCTGGGCACCATGCACGCCTGGCACGCCGTCGAACGCGGCCACGAGGTGGTCCACCTGGAGCGGGAGGAGGAGGCGCGCGGCGCGTCGGTGCGCAACTTCGGCCTGGTCTGGGTCAGCGGCCGCGCCGCCGGACCAGAGCTGGACACCGCCCTGCGGGCCCGCGAGCTGTGGGAGCGGATCGGCGCCGAGGTCCCCGGTCTCGGCTTCCGCCCCAGTGGCTCGCTCACCGTGCTGCGCACGGAGGCCGAGCGGGCGGTCGCCGCCGAGGCCGCCGCCCGCCCGGACGCGGCCGCCCGAGGCTTCAAGCTCCTCGACCGCGCCGAGGCCCTCGCCGTCAACCCCGCCCTGCGCGGCGGATTCCTCGGCGCCCTGTGGTGCGAGCGGGACGCCGCCGTGGAACCCCGCAAAGCCCAACGAGCGCTGCGCACCAGGCTGCTGGCCACCGGCAGGTACAGCTTCCTGCCCGGCCGCGAGGCCCGCGAGGTGGTCGGCCCCGCCGCCGTCCGCGACGACCACGGCGACACCCACCGCGGGGACGCCGTGCTGCTCTGCACCGGCGCCACCCTCGGCGGCCTGGTCCGCGAACTCGACGCGACGCTGCCGCTGCGCCGGGTCCGGCTGCAGATGATGCAGACAGCCCCGCTCGGCGAGGAGCTCACCACCGCGATCGCCGACGGCGACAGCCTCCGCTACTACCCGGGCTTCGCCGGCCCGGGACTGGACGCGCTGAACGCCGGCCAGCCCCAGCACCCGGTGGCCGGCGAGCACCGGATGCAGCTGCTCGCGGTCCAGCGCGAGGACGGCGGGCTGACCATCGGCGACACCCACGAGTACGAGACCCCGTTCGCCTTCGACGTCGTCGAGGAGCCCTACGCGTACCTCACCGAGGTGGTGGAGAGCCTCCTCGGCCGGCCGCTGCCGCCGATCAGGAGGCGCTGGGCGGGTGTGTACGCGCAGTGCCTCGACCCGGGGGAGGTGGTGCTCCGACGGCGGGTCGCCGACGGCGTGTGGCTGGTCACCGGCCCCGGCGGCCGCGGAATGACCTGCTCCCCGGCGATCGCCGAGACCACCGCCGACCAACTCGGCCTGTGA
- a CDS encoding phosphonatase-like hydrolase encodes MRNGSQPADSGPAPAIRLVVLDMAGTTVADGGLVEEAFRAAARLGVPDGGPEQARMLDHVRATMGESKISVFRHLFGDEERAQEANRAFESAYHDLIAQGLCKPVPGAAEAVTALREAGVRTVLTTGFSRTTQDRILDALGWRDLADLTLCPAEAGRGRPYPDLALTALLRTGTDDVREMAVVGDTAYDVLSGRRAGASVVAGVLTGAHGEDRLRAAGATHVLASVAELPALTAEGGRPR; translated from the coding sequence ATGAGGAACGGCAGTCAGCCGGCGGACAGCGGCCCCGCGCCCGCCATCCGCCTGGTCGTCCTGGACATGGCCGGGACCACCGTCGCCGACGGCGGCCTGGTCGAGGAGGCCTTCCGGGCCGCCGCCCGGCTCGGCGTCCCGGACGGCGGCCCCGAGCAGGCCCGGATGCTCGACCACGTCCGCGCCACCATGGGAGAGAGCAAGATCTCCGTCTTCCGGCACCTCTTCGGGGACGAGGAGCGTGCCCAGGAGGCCAACCGGGCCTTCGAATCGGCCTACCACGACCTGATCGCGCAGGGGCTGTGCAAACCCGTCCCGGGCGCCGCGGAGGCGGTGACCGCCCTCCGCGAGGCGGGCGTGCGGACGGTGCTCACCACCGGTTTCTCCCGGACCACCCAGGACCGCATCCTGGACGCCCTCGGCTGGCGGGACCTCGCGGACCTCACCCTCTGCCCGGCCGAGGCCGGCCGCGGCCGCCCCTACCCCGACCTGGCGCTGACCGCCCTGCTGCGCACCGGGACGGACGACGTCCGGGAGATGGCCGTGGTCGGCGACACCGCCTACGACGTCCTCAGCGGCCGCCGGGCCGGGGCCTCGGTGGTCGCCGGCGTCCTCACCGGCGCCCACGGCGAGGACCGGCTCCGTGCGGCCGGCGCCACCCACGTGCTGGCGTCGGTCGCCGAACTCCCCGCGCTGACGGCCGAAGGGGGCCGCCCCCGATGA
- a CDS encoding ABC transporter ATP-binding protein has translation MNGSATTAAVAAPDAGAAPDAGPAPAARRPGISFEDVTVAYRDQVVLNGFTLDVAAGEVVALLGPSGSGKTTALRTVAGFTAPVRGRVGIGGRDVTGLPPHRRGIGMVVQQYALFPHLRVEQNVAFGLKAHRTPRAQVPGRVAEALEMTGMAGYARRYPRELSGGQQQRVALARALAIRPEVLLLDEPLSALDAGLRAGMLAELARLHRELPEVSILYVTHDQIEALTLADRIAVLRDARLVDCGTPERLYRRPADAFTASFVGRANLLPVTAGQEPDRVVLGAATHRTGAVELRITAQDGFPAGSPALLCVRPHQLRPATEGGPNLLRGRVSDVQWLGSTHRVQVDLDAGPRVAAELSGLRVPPAAGEELALGFDPEDGVLLPAEGAS, from the coding sequence ATGAACGGCTCCGCAACCACGGCGGCCGTCGCCGCGCCGGACGCGGGAGCCGCGCCGGACGCGGGGCCCGCGCCGGCCGCCCGCCGCCCGGGGATCAGCTTCGAGGACGTCACCGTCGCCTACCGGGACCAGGTGGTCCTGAACGGATTCACCCTCGACGTCGCCGCCGGAGAGGTCGTCGCCCTTCTCGGACCGAGCGGCTCCGGCAAGACCACCGCCCTGCGCACGGTCGCCGGCTTCACCGCTCCCGTGCGCGGCCGCGTCGGCATCGGCGGACGGGACGTCACCGGACTGCCGCCGCACCGCCGGGGAATCGGCATGGTGGTCCAGCAGTACGCCCTCTTCCCGCACCTGCGGGTCGAGCAGAACGTCGCCTTCGGTCTGAAGGCGCACCGGACGCCGCGCGCCCAGGTCCCGGGCCGGGTGGCCGAGGCGCTGGAGATGACCGGGATGGCCGGCTACGCCCGGCGCTACCCGCGCGAGCTCTCCGGCGGCCAGCAACAGCGCGTCGCCCTCGCCCGGGCACTGGCGATCCGCCCCGAGGTGCTCCTCCTCGACGAGCCGCTCTCCGCCCTGGACGCCGGACTGCGGGCCGGGATGCTCGCCGAACTGGCCCGGCTGCACCGGGAGTTGCCGGAGGTCAGCATCCTCTATGTGACCCACGACCAGATCGAGGCGCTGACCCTGGCCGACCGGATCGCGGTGCTGCGGGACGCCAGGCTGGTCGACTGCGGCACCCCCGAGCGGCTCTACCGCCGGCCCGCCGACGCCTTCACCGCCTCCTTCGTCGGCCGCGCCAACCTGTTGCCGGTGACGGCCGGTCAGGAGCCCGACCGAGTGGTCCTCGGGGCCGCGACGCACAGGACCGGCGCCGTCGAGCTGCGGATCACCGCGCAGGACGGCTTCCCGGCCGGGTCCCCCGCCCTTCTCTGCGTCCGCCCGCACCAGTTGCGCCCGGCCACGGAGGGCGGCCCCAACCTCCTCCGCGGCAGGGTCTCCGACGTCCAGTGGCTCGGCTCCACCCACCGCGTCCAGGTCGACCTCGACGCCGGCCCGCGGGTCGCCGCCGAACTGTCCGGACTGCGGGTGCCGCCCGCCGCCGGGGAGGAGCTCGCCCTCGGCTTCGACCCCGAGGACGGGGTGCTGCTGCCGGCCGAGGGGGCGTCATGA
- a CDS encoding DUF6011 domain-containing protein, with the protein MLLRADAAIVAALTPGTEPDAASRHPRPDFFGGFSREIPSGPSDGGDGAHRAGTATIAGVDPLAAAAAQAPLFRTEVPQEPPRTVRCRGCGRPLRAPEARALRLGPECREWEAARRSGEIPQDSLPGL; encoded by the coding sequence ATGCTCCTCCGTGCGGATGCGGCCATTGTGGCCGCGCTCACCCCTGGGACGGAGCCGGACGCGGCTTCTCGACATCCTCGGCCAGATTTTTTCGGGGGATTCTCTCGGGAGATCCCGAGCGGGCCGTCGGACGGGGGCGACGGCGCTCATCGGGCCGGCACGGCTACCATCGCGGGTGTGGACCCGCTTGCCGCCGCCGCTGCTCAGGCCCCGCTGTTTCGGACCGAGGTGCCGCAGGAGCCGCCGCGGACGGTTCGGTGCAGGGGCTGCGGGCGGCCGTTGCGCGCCCCCGAGGCGCGGGCGCTGCGGCTGGGCCCGGAGTGCAGGGAGTGGGAGGCGGCCCGTCGCTCCGGCGAGATCCCCCAGGACTCGCTGCCGGGACTGTGA
- a CDS encoding chaplin has protein sequence MTRSRLSTVALLAGASSAALAAAGTAYADSSAGGSSSGSPGLLSGNSVQAPVEVPVDVCGNSANGVGALNPAFGNKCANVSSAPAAPVPTTPRSAPVHHLAPPPEPVRAATPTVRHEAPPPLAAPDGPQLAETGAGPAQLAAMSGLGAVLLAGGAMLLRRGRRTSE, from the coding sequence ATGACCCGCAGTCGCCTGTCCACCGTCGCCCTGCTCGCCGGGGCCTCCAGCGCGGCGCTCGCCGCGGCGGGGACCGCGTACGCCGACTCGAGCGCGGGAGGCTCGAGTTCGGGCAGTCCAGGGCTGCTGTCCGGCAACAGCGTGCAGGCCCCGGTGGAGGTGCCGGTCGACGTCTGCGGCAACAGCGCCAACGGGGTCGGGGCGCTCAACCCCGCCTTCGGCAACAAGTGCGCCAACGTCTCGTCCGCGCCCGCCGCGCCGGTGCCGACGACCCCGCGGAGCGCGCCCGTCCACCACCTGGCCCCGCCGCCCGAGCCGGTCCGCGCCGCCACCCCCACCGTGCGGCACGAGGCGCCGCCGCCGCTGGCCGCCCCGGACGGCCCGCAGCTCGCCGAGACCGGCGCCGGCCCGGCGCAACTGGCGGCGATGAGCGGACTCGGCGCCGTACTGCTGGCGGGCGGTGCCATGTTGCTGCGCCGTGGCCGACGCACCTCGGAGTGA
- a CDS encoding putative quinol monooxygenase — translation MSIFVRARFEVGAERRREFEELVRALRKQAADEPGTSTFRFFSAGPGSYLVLEEYTDPQAAAAHNERAAALLAGVTRCAELLGIELYGDIGPELGEWARTQPRATTYPELPL, via the coding sequence ATGAGCATCTTCGTGCGGGCGCGGTTCGAGGTCGGGGCCGAGCGGCGGCGGGAGTTCGAGGAGCTGGTACGCGCCCTGCGGAAGCAGGCCGCGGACGAGCCGGGGACGTCGACCTTCCGGTTCTTCAGCGCCGGGCCGGGCAGCTACCTGGTGCTGGAGGAGTACACCGATCCGCAGGCGGCCGCCGCCCACAACGAGCGGGCGGCCGCGCTGCTGGCCGGGGTGACCCGCTGCGCCGAGCTCCTCGGCATCGAGCTGTACGGCGACATCGGCCCCGAGCTGGGCGAATGGGCCCGCACCCAGCCGCGGGCGACGACCTACCCGGAGCTGCCGCTCTGA